The genomic interval ggttatcgcttatgcctcccgtcagttaaaggattatgaacagcgatacccgactcatgatttagaattggccgcagtggtttttgcactgaagatttggcggcattacttgtatggagagaagtgcgagatctataccgaccataagagtctcaagtatttctttactcagaaagatttgaacatgagacaaaggcgttggttggaattagtgaaggactatgattgtgagatcctctaccatcccgggaaagccaatgtagtggccgatgccctaagcagaaagggtcccgggcaagtggctagcatggttcagatctcacctcagctagcagaggatatggtcaggtccagcattgagtttgtggtaggtcagctacacaacttaacgctgcaatctgatctgttagaaagaataaaagttgctcagacgacagatccggagttagtgaagatccgggatgaggtattggctggtcaagccaaggacttttcagtgtcagatagtgggatgcttttgtataaagccagggtttgtgtcccgaacagtgtggacttgaggaacgagatctttgaggaggctcattctaccccatattctctgcatcccggcaccaccaagatgtaccaagacttgaaaccgtacttctggtggagcggtatgaagaagaatttggtagaattcgtttcgagatgcctcacatgtcagcagatcaaggctgaacatcagagacccgacgggggttgttgcagcctctaaccctaccagaatggaaatgggaggatattactatggattttgtggtcgggttacctaggaccacgggtatgtatgattccatctgggtagtggtggaccgatttacgaaatctgctcattttctgccggtcagaacgacgtttacagtggatcagttggcagaattatacgtcagggagatagtgagacttcacggggtaccgaagtctattgtttcggacagggatccgaaattcacctccaaattttggcagagtttgcaacgggcaatgggtacgaagctaaaattcagtacagcattccatcctcagacagatggtcagtccgaaaggacaattcagatattggaggacatgctgagagcctgtgttatggactttgagggttcatggaataaatacctaccatTAATAgagttttcgtacaacaacagttaccagagtacgatagggatggcaccctatgaactgttgtacggtaggaaatgtagatcccctatccactgggatgagacaggggagaggaaatatctaggtccggagtcagttcagcggaccaatgaggcaatagagaagattaaagctagaatgcttgcctcccagagcagacagaagagttacgcagatccgaaacgtcgagatgttgagttccgagtaggggaccatgtgttcttgcgagtatctccgatgaaggggattaaacgtttcgggaaaagaggcaagttgtgccctagatttacaggacctttcgagattctcgagaagataggtcaagtggcatatcggttagcattgcctccagctttatcagcagtgcacaacgtatttcatgtctcaatgttgagaaaatacgtttcagacccctctcatataatcagttatgagagccttcagcttcagtcagatatgtcctatgaggaacagccagtgcagatcctggatagaaaggataaagtccttcggaataagaccatagcgttggtcaaggttctctggagaaacagtaaggtggaagaagccacctgggagctagaatcagatatgcgagctcaatatccagagttattcaggtaagatttcggggacgaaatccttttaagggggggatagttgtaaagcccgcttagttaatttggaaattagcagttatttatgttaatcaggaaattatttatagctatttaaataacttattatggaattcagatatgcataattatgttatcagcagttgttatatttcgcatttccggtgtccggtattttggaacgcggcgtttggctcagtagaaatcacaacttagtatgttagtattttggggacgggtttagacattgggaatgtcgggaatggccgggaatttagaatgtcccaaaaatacccctttagtatgttttgcatgattttatggtggaggggcaaaatggtctttttgccccattagtgttttgttttgtatgatttattaattggaaaataaatgattatttatgtgattatttggctgaagtaaatgtgTTATATTCcctttttctaaaattttaacACTTAGgcaattttaaaggaaatttcaaaaactcacacactcacacaactctctctctctttcggccaaaccttgagcagcaaggaggggattttctccttggattttggctagttgttcatcatctcttagggttcatctcaagctaggttagctcatctCCTTCCTTTCTTAAAATTCTTGAGTTTTGATGAAattatgagtaaatgcatgttaattttgaatgtgttgctgctgcttgtgattgttgttatttttatgttcaaatGCTGGATTATTTATGCTTAGTTAGGTTGGAATGCAtgctagataggttgtgcaaagtttggaaattttctatgcaaaatgtgtgattttgaagatgaattgtgtaatctgttgctgggttattgttaatgtttttgattgttttctggggtaatattatgctagtttaaggtggattaagctagtggattgcttgtttagttggttgtgctcaagcttgagtttggaactcaaagcttgagctttaatggtgaattttgcatgtgggatttctgggtaggtttgatgctctagaatggtcatttgggacctatgtaggaggtctggaaagtttgggaccatttgggttcgaaatggtcaagatatgggaatttttggttgctgcctgcgaggaaccggaattccggttgagcatccgaaattccggatgggggttcagattttcccagaaccggaattccggttgggcaaccggacttccggatgggggaattttcagaaccctagttttcctcgtttttgggtttttaggggtattgccatgctttttatcgatagggaaacttttagtttcgagttttagtccccgggaagtgatttagcgtgtcacttatagcgttgtgatttttatggtttaggagccagtaatccgccgttcagcttcagttccagtcaggttgaccggcacacctgaaatcggaatccaggtaagattagtataacagtatgcatatgtagtttacatgtttagcgtgcatgtaggaagcctgttagttacattagatatgtatttaggcttcgaaccacccaaccctgtcacgtcggtacaagctggagtatgaccgcaggcggagtatgaccggtttgaccgatcaggctgacacttggttggtggttccgtgctattgacgtatcccgtcggtacaggctggagtatgaccagcagccggagtatgaccggttcgaccgatcaggaggatatagtaacacgtcggtacaggctggagtatgaccagcagccggagtatgaccggttcgaccgatcaggttgttacgtgtcaatagtaccgtcccctgaacgttcaaaactcagtaccatgttggacatggcagtagtgctcagtaccatgttggacatggcagtagcgggactcagtatcgtgttggacacggcagtcagttttatgtatgatattattatgcttttcttactgagtctgtcgactcacagtttacgttgcatgtgtaggtaaaggcaaggcagttgctgatggaccgtgagcgagcttatggggttgtacatgtcggggcggttaggcctggagcgtacgatcctcgggacagcacggctgagattttgtaaatgtcgttagacgactttattttgatgtaaaagttaaacagtaaaaacgtttgtaaatatttttataaatcgggatcccgagactttttataatatggtttataagtttaattaaaaagcaaaattttaattaatcacgtttttccataaacctcgttgattagcaacgagctgcacagtacgtttaaaaatcacgtaatacgcctaagatagttagggtgttacataaagttaagaaaaccttacattgatgcagcggaattaatgtctcattccactcagatctctaacccttgtatcctttctgtagcagagtataataaggatctgagcccgaatgtccttcttctttgagttt from Cannabis sativa cultivar Pink pepper isolate KNU-18-1 chromosome 4, ASM2916894v1, whole genome shotgun sequence carries:
- the LOC133036529 gene encoding uncharacterized protein LOC133036529, whose protein sequence is MLASQSRQKSYADPKRRDVEFRVGDHVFLRVSPMKGIKRFGKRGKLCPRFTGPFEILEKIGQVAYRLALPPALSAVHNVFHVSMLRKYVSDPSHIISYESLQLQSDMSYEEQPVQILDRKDKVLRNKTIALVKVLWRNSKVEEATWELESDMRAQYPELFR